A genomic region of Klebsiella sp. RIT-PI-d contains the following coding sequences:
- the cls gene encoding cardiolipin synthase, which yields MTTFYTVVSWLLILGYWLLIASITLRILMKRRAVPSAMAWLLIIYILPLVGIIAYLSVGELHLGKRRAERARAMWPSTAKWLNDLKACKYIFAEENSAVASSLFKLCERRQGIGGVKGNQLQLLTTSDDVMQALIRDIQLARHNIEMVFYIWQPGGMADQVAESLMAAARRGVHCRLMLDSAGSVAFFRSPWANMMRNAGIEVVEALKVNLMRVFLRRMDLRQHRKMIMVDNYIAYTGSMNMVDPRFFKQDAGVGQWVDLMARMEGPVATAMGIVYSCDWEIETGKRILPPPPDNNVMPFEEASGHTIHTIASGPGFPEDLIHQALLTAAYAAREYLIMSTPYFVPSDDLLHAICTAAQRGVDVSIILPRKNDSLLVGWASRAFFAELLEAGVKIYQFEGGLLHTKSVLVDGELSLVGTVNLDMRSLWLNFEITLVIDDAGFGGDLAAVQDDYISRSRLLDSRLWAKRPLWQRITERLFYFFSPLL from the coding sequence ATGACAACCTTCTACACGGTAGTGAGCTGGCTGCTCATTCTTGGATACTGGTTGCTCATTGCGAGTATCACCTTACGCATCCTGATGAAGCGCCGTGCAGTTCCTTCCGCGATGGCATGGCTGTTAATTATCTATATTTTACCGCTGGTAGGCATTATCGCTTATCTGTCGGTAGGTGAATTGCATCTTGGCAAACGGCGTGCAGAACGTGCGCGTGCCATGTGGCCATCAACAGCAAAATGGCTTAACGATCTTAAAGCCTGCAAATATATCTTTGCCGAAGAAAACAGTGCCGTCGCCTCATCGTTGTTTAAGCTCTGTGAACGTCGTCAGGGCATCGGCGGCGTTAAAGGCAATCAGCTCCAGCTATTAACCACGTCCGATGACGTGATGCAGGCGCTTATTCGCGATATTCAACTGGCGCGGCACAATATTGAGATGGTGTTTTACATCTGGCAGCCGGGCGGGATGGCCGATCAGGTAGCGGAATCGTTAATGGCCGCCGCGCGTCGTGGCGTACACTGCCGGCTGATGTTAGATTCTGCCGGTAGCGTAGCCTTCTTTCGCAGCCCGTGGGCGAATATGATGCGCAATGCGGGCATAGAGGTTGTCGAGGCGTTAAAAGTCAATTTAATGCGTGTATTCCTGCGCCGCATGGATCTGCGTCAGCATCGCAAGATGATTATGGTTGATAACTATATTGCTTATACCGGTAGTATGAATATGGTTGATCCCCGTTTCTTCAAGCAGGATGCCGGCGTCGGTCAGTGGGTCGATCTCATGGCCCGCATGGAAGGGCCGGTCGCGACCGCAATGGGCATTGTCTATTCGTGCGATTGGGAGATTGAAACCGGTAAACGGATTTTACCTCCGCCACCTGACAACAATGTTATGCCATTCGAAGAAGCCAGTGGGCACACGATCCATACCATTGCTTCAGGCCCCGGTTTCCCTGAAGACCTGATTCATCAGGCATTGTTAACCGCGGCATATGCTGCCCGTGAATACTTGATCATGAGCACGCCCTACTTTGTGCCCAGCGACGATCTGCTACATGCTATTTGTACCGCCGCCCAGCGGGGCGTGGATGTCAGTATAATTTTGCCGCGTAAAAATGACTCCCTGCTGGTTGGCTGGGCCAGTCGTGCATTCTTTGCTGAGTTACTGGAGGCCGGCGTTAAGATATATCAGTTCGAAGGTGGATTGTTGCACACCAAAAGCGTACTGGTTGACGGCGAGCTGAGCCTCGTCGGCACGGTGAATCTGGATATGCGCAGTTTGTGGCTAAACTTTGAAATTACGTTGGTTATTGACGATGCCGGATTTGGCGGCGATTTAGCCGCTGTTCAGGATGATTATATTTCTCGTTCACGGCTGCTTGATAGCCGGCTGTGGGCAAAACGTCCATTATGGCAGCGAATAACAGAGCGACTGTTTTACTTCTTCAGTCCGTTACTGTAA
- the oppF gene encoding murein tripeptide/oligopeptide ABC transporter ATP-binding protein OppF: MNSVTENRNVLLEIADLKVHFDIKDGKQWFWQPAKTLKAVDGVTLRLYEGETLGVVGESGCGKSTFARAIIGLVKATDGKVAWLGKDLLGMKPDEWRNVRSDIQMIFQDPLASLNPRMTIGEIIAEPLRTYHPKMSRQDVRDRVKAMMMKVGLLPNLINRYPHEFSGGQCQRIGIARALILEPKLIICDEPVSALDVSIQAQVVNLLQNLQREMGLSLIFIAHDLAVVKHISDRVLVMYLGHAVELGTYDEVYHNPLHPYTKALMSAVPVPDPDLEKNKTIQLLEGELPSPINPPSGCVFRTRCPIAGPECAKTRPVLEGSFRHAVSCLKVDPL, encoded by the coding sequence ATGAATTCCGTAACAGAAAACAGAAATGTACTGCTTGAAATCGCGGATCTGAAAGTCCATTTTGATATCAAAGACGGTAAACAGTGGTTCTGGCAGCCGGCAAAAACGCTTAAAGCGGTCGACGGCGTTACGCTGCGGCTGTACGAGGGCGAAACGCTGGGCGTAGTCGGGGAATCCGGATGCGGAAAATCCACGTTCGCCCGTGCCATTATTGGTCTGGTTAAGGCGACCGATGGTAAAGTGGCCTGGCTTGGAAAAGATCTGCTGGGTATGAAGCCGGACGAATGGCGCAATGTGCGTAGCGACATTCAAATGATTTTCCAGGATCCGCTGGCATCGCTTAATCCGCGTATGACCATTGGCGAAATTATTGCCGAACCGCTGCGGACCTATCATCCGAAGATGTCACGTCAGGATGTGCGCGATCGGGTAAAAGCCATGATGATGAAAGTCGGGCTATTGCCTAATCTCATCAACCGTTACCCGCACGAGTTCTCAGGCGGGCAATGCCAGCGTATTGGTATTGCCAGGGCGCTGATCCTCGAGCCGAAACTGATCATCTGTGATGAGCCGGTATCCGCGCTGGATGTTTCTATTCAGGCTCAGGTCGTCAACCTGCTGCAAAATTTGCAGCGTGAAATGGGGTTGTCGCTGATATTTATTGCCCACGATTTAGCCGTGGTAAAACATATCTCCGACCGCGTGCTGGTGATGTACCTGGGGCATGCCGTAGAGCTGGGCACCTATGATGAGGTGTATCATAATCCGCTGCATCCTTACACTAAAGCCCTGATGTCTGCGGTTCCGGTACCCGATCCGGACCTGGAAAAGAATAAAACTATCCAGCTGCTTGAAGGCGAGTTACCTTCGCCTATCAATCCGCCTTCTGGCTGTGTTTTCCGTACGCGTTGTCCTATTGCCGGACCCGAGTGCGCCAAAACACGTCCGGTACTGGAAGGGAGTTTCCGCCACGCGGTCTCCTGCCTGAAGGTTGACCCGCTTTAA
- a CDS encoding YciY family protein translates to MKRSRTEVGRWRMLRQASRRKSRWLEGQSRRNMRIHSIRKCLLNQHRNILLFAIYDL, encoded by the coding sequence ATGAAGCGTAGTCGAACGGAAGTGGGACGCTGGCGTATGCTGAGACAGGCAAGTCGTCGTAAATCCCGCTGGCTTGAAGGTCAGTCTCGTCGCAACATGCGTATTCACTCCATCAGGAAGTGTTTACTTAACCAGCACCGCAATATTCTGCTGTTTGCGATTTACGATCTCTAA
- the tonB gene encoding TonB system transport protein TonB gives MALDLPRRFPWPTLLALSIHGAVIAGLLYTSVNQVVELPAPAQPMSITLVAPVQPEPVVQPPAPEPVVEPEPEPEPVPEPPKEAPVVIEKPKPKPEPKPKPKPKPVKKVEQPKRDVKPAEPRPASPFDNAAPSRTVNNTPPAAKPAVTAPTGPRALARNQPSYPARALALRVEGKVRVKFDVTADGRVDNVQILSAQPSNMFEREVKTAMRKWRYESGKPGNGLIMNIEFRINGGVKIN, from the coding sequence ATGGCCCTTGATTTACCACGCCGCTTTCCATGGCCTACATTGCTAGCTTTGTCTATTCACGGTGCTGTAATAGCAGGTCTGCTTTACACCTCGGTAAATCAGGTTGTTGAATTGCCCGCACCCGCGCAGCCTATGTCCATAACGCTGGTAGCGCCTGTGCAACCCGAACCGGTTGTTCAGCCTCCGGCTCCTGAACCCGTGGTTGAACCAGAACCTGAGCCAGAACCGGTTCCGGAACCGCCAAAAGAGGCGCCGGTGGTGATTGAAAAACCAAAACCAAAACCTGAGCCAAAGCCGAAACCTAAGCCGAAACCGGTAAAGAAAGTCGAGCAGCCAAAACGCGACGTTAAACCAGCGGAGCCGCGACCGGCCTCGCCTTTCGACAACGCAGCGCCTTCGCGCACGGTAAATAATACGCCTCCGGCGGCTAAGCCAGCCGTGACAGCACCCACCGGTCCGCGGGCATTAGCGCGTAATCAGCCTTCTTATCCGGCGCGCGCACTGGCGCTTCGTGTGGAAGGTAAAGTCAGGGTGAAATTTGATGTGACTGCTGATGGACGCGTGGATAACGTGCAGATCCTCTCCGCTCAACCTTCGAATATGTTTGAGCGGGAAGTGAAAACAGCAATGCGCAAATGGCGCTATGAATCGGGTAAGCCGGGAAATGGGCTGATTATGAATATTGAATTCCGCATCAACGGCGGTGTTAAAATAAACTAA
- a CDS encoding YciI family protein, translating to MLYVIYAEDVADSLQKRQSVRPAHLARLQLLQDEGRLLTAGPLPAVDSNDPGAAGFTGSTVIAEFESIEKATEWADADPYVAAGVYQNVTIKPYKKVF from the coding sequence GTGCTGTATGTTATTTACGCTGAAGATGTAGCTGATTCGCTGCAAAAACGCCAGTCCGTGCGCCCTGCGCATCTGGCTCGCCTGCAACTATTACAGGATGAAGGACGTCTGCTTACGGCTGGCCCACTGCCTGCGGTGGACAGTAACGATCCGGGTGCTGCCGGTTTCACTGGCTCAACGGTGATAGCCGAATTTGAATCTATAGAGAAAGCGACCGAGTGGGCAGATGCCGATCCGTATGTTGCGGCGGGTGTTTATCAGAATGTGACGATAAAACCGTACAAAAAGGTATTCTAA
- a CDS encoding DUF481 domain-containing protein, giving the protein MKLLKTVPAAILLAGGVFASMYAMADDSVFTVMDDPSSAKKPFEGNVNAGYLAQSGNTKSSSLTADSTLTWYGNATAWSLWGNASNTSSNDERSSEKYAIGGRSRYNLSDENYLFGQGSWLTDRYNGYKERDIVTAGYGRQFLNGPVHSLRFEFGPGVRYDQYTDGGNETQPLGYASGTYAWQMTDNAKFTQGVSVFGAEDTTVNSESALNVAINEHFGLKVAYNLTWNSNPPDSAPEHTDRRTTLSLGYKM; this is encoded by the coding sequence ATGAAGCTCTTAAAGACAGTTCCTGCTGCTATATTACTGGCGGGAGGCGTTTTTGCATCAATGTATGCAATGGCCGACGATAGCGTTTTTACTGTCATGGACGATCCTTCTAGTGCGAAAAAACCTTTTGAAGGTAATGTTAATGCGGGTTATCTCGCGCAGTCGGGGAATACTAAAAGTTCCTCATTGACGGCTGATTCAACCCTGACCTGGTACGGCAATGCTACTGCCTGGTCTTTATGGGGCAATGCCAGCAACACCTCTTCTAACGATGAGCGTTCTTCTGAGAAATATGCGATTGGTGGACGTTCTCGTTATAACCTGTCAGATGAAAACTATCTGTTTGGTCAGGGAAGCTGGTTAACTGATCGGTATAATGGTTATAAAGAACGCGACATTGTGACCGCAGGTTATGGTCGTCAGTTCTTAAACGGGCCGGTACACAGTCTGCGTTTTGAATTTGGTCCCGGTGTTCGCTACGATCAATACACTGACGGTGGCAATGAAACCCAGCCGCTGGGTTATGCATCCGGAACCTATGCCTGGCAGATGACGGACAACGCAAAATTTACGCAGGGCGTATCCGTATTTGGTGCTGAAGATACCACCGTAAATTCTGAGAGCGCGCTTAATGTCGCGATTAACGAGCATTTCGGTCTGAAGGTTGCCTATAACCTTACCTGGAACTCTAATCCGCCGGACAGTGCGCCGGAGCATACCGATCGCCGTACAACGCTATCACTGGGTTATAAAATGTAA
- a CDS encoding fructosamine kinase family protein, with protein sequence MWQAISRLLSEQLGEGEIEQRRELPGGEIHAAWHIRYAGRDFFVKYDERELLPCFTAEADQLELLSRSKTVAVPRVWAVGSEQDNAFLVMDYLPVRPLDAHSAFQLGQQIARLHQWSDQPQFGLDFDNALSTTPQPNAWQRRWSTFFAEQRIGWQLELAAEKGLSFGDIDTIVTLIQQRLGNHQPQPSLLHGDLWSDNCALGPEGPFIYDPACYWGDRECDLAMLPLHPDQPPQIYDGYQSVSPLPSGFLERQPVYQLYTLLNRAILFGGQHLMTAQNALDRVLAP encoded by the coding sequence ATGTGGCAGGCTATCAGTCGACTGTTAAGTGAGCAACTTGGCGAAGGTGAGATCGAACAGCGTCGTGAACTGCCTGGCGGAGAAATCCACGCCGCATGGCACATTCGCTATGCTGGCCGGGATTTTTTTGTGAAATACGATGAGCGCGAGTTGCTCCCCTGCTTTACGGCAGAAGCCGATCAGCTGGAACTCCTGTCACGCAGTAAAACGGTTGCCGTTCCCCGTGTGTGGGCGGTAGGCAGCGAGCAAGATAATGCTTTTCTGGTCATGGACTATTTACCCGTTCGGCCGCTGGATGCGCACAGTGCATTTCAGCTGGGTCAGCAAATCGCACGTCTTCATCAGTGGAGCGATCAGCCACAGTTTGGCCTGGATTTTGACAATGCGCTCTCCACCACGCCACAGCCAAATGCCTGGCAGCGTCGCTGGTCCACTTTTTTTGCCGAGCAGCGTATTGGCTGGCAACTGGAGCTGGCCGCTGAAAAAGGTCTTTCGTTTGGTGATATTGATACCATTGTCACCCTGATCCAACAGCGTCTGGGCAATCATCAGCCACAGCCTTCCCTGCTGCATGGCGATCTGTGGTCAGACAATTGCGCGCTGGGGCCGGAGGGGCCATTTATCTACGATCCCGCCTGCTATTGGGGAGACAGAGAGTGCGATTTAGCGATGCTTCCACTGCATCCCGATCAACCGCCGCAGATTTACGATGGCTATCAATCCGTTTCCCCGCTTCCGTCAGGTTTTCTTGAAAGACAGCCTGTGTATCAACTGTACACGCTGCTTAACCGGGCAATTCTGTTTGGCGGCCAGCACCTGATGACCGCACAAAATGCGCTGGATCGCGTTCTGGCACCATAA
- the oppB gene encoding oligopeptide ABC transporter permease OppB: MLKFILRRCLEAIPTLFILITISFFMMRLAPGSPFTGERTLPPEVMANIEAKYHLNDPISTQYFNYLKQLAHGDFGPSFKYKDYSVNDLVAASFPVSAKLGAAAFLLAVIFGVSAGVIAALKQNTKWDYSVMGIAMTGVVIPSFVVAPLLVMIFSITLKWLPGGGWNGGALIYMILPMVALSLAYIASIARITRGSMIEVLHSNFIRTAKAKGLPMRRIILRHALKPALLPVLSYMGPAFVGIITGSMVIETIYGLPGIGQLFVNGALNRDYSLVLSLTILVGALTILFNAVVDVLYAVIDPKIRY, from the coding sequence ATGTTGAAATTTATTCTACGTCGCTGTCTGGAAGCGATTCCGACGCTATTTATTCTTATTACAATCTCTTTCTTTATGATGCGCCTCGCTCCGGGAAGTCCTTTTACCGGAGAACGTACGCTGCCGCCTGAAGTCATGGCGAATATTGAAGCGAAATATCATCTGAACGATCCTATCTCTACGCAGTACTTCAATTATCTGAAGCAGCTTGCGCACGGTGATTTTGGACCTTCTTTTAAGTACAAAGATTATTCTGTAAACGATTTAGTTGCCGCCAGCTTTCCCGTCTCGGCTAAACTCGGTGCTGCTGCATTTTTACTCGCCGTCATATTTGGCGTTTCAGCGGGTGTTATTGCTGCCCTGAAGCAAAATACGAAGTGGGATTACTCGGTGATGGGAATAGCAATGACCGGGGTGGTTATCCCGAGCTTTGTGGTGGCTCCTTTATTGGTCATGATCTTTTCCATCACCCTCAAATGGTTGCCGGGCGGTGGCTGGAACGGAGGGGCGCTCATTTATATGATCCTGCCGATGGTCGCGCTGTCATTAGCCTATATTGCCAGCATTGCACGTATTACCCGTGGTTCAATGATTGAGGTGCTGCATTCCAACTTTATCCGCACAGCAAAGGCAAAAGGGTTACCAATGCGACGTATTATTCTTCGCCACGCCCTGAAACCTGCACTGCTACCGGTATTATCATATATGGGTCCGGCCTTCGTCGGCATCATCACAGGTTCAATGGTCATTGAAACTATTTATGGTTTGCCGGGTATTGGTCAACTTTTCGTAAACGGTGCGCTGAACCGTGACTACTCACTGGTATTGAGCCTGACGATTCTGGTAGGTGCGCTGACCATTTTGTTTAATGCGGTTGTCGACGTGCTGTATGCCGTTATCGACCCGAAAATCCGTTACTGA
- the pfkB gene encoding 6-phosphofructokinase II, with the protein MVKIYTLTFAPSLDSATLTPQLYPEGKLRCSAPVFEPGGGGINVARAITFLGGRASAIFPAGGATGEHLVSLLADEQVPVYTVNAQDWTRQNLHVHVESSGEQYRFVMPGATLTDDEFHQLEKCVLEIEADSLLVISGSLPPGIKADRLAQLVKSAQQHSIRCIVDSSGEALAAALAFGNIELVKPNLKELSALVQRELTQPDDVREAAQELVRSGKARRVVVSLGPQGALGVDNKDCVQIVPPPVKSQSTVGAGDSMVGAMTLKMAENATLAEMVSYGVAAGSAATINQGTRLCSAENTQKIYDYLRRV; encoded by the coding sequence ATGGTTAAAATATATACCCTCACATTCGCTCCCTCTCTGGACAGTGCCACACTGACACCACAACTTTATCCCGAAGGAAAATTGCGCTGTAGCGCGCCGGTATTCGAGCCCGGCGGCGGTGGTATTAATGTCGCCCGGGCGATTACCTTTCTCGGGGGTAGAGCTTCGGCTATTTTTCCGGCGGGTGGTGCAACGGGCGAACATTTAGTGAGTTTACTGGCTGATGAGCAGGTACCGGTATACACCGTCAACGCCCAGGACTGGACACGGCAAAATCTCCATGTTCATGTGGAGTCCAGCGGCGAGCAATATCGGTTCGTGATGCCAGGCGCAACGCTTACCGATGATGAATTCCATCAGCTTGAGAAATGCGTACTTGAGATCGAAGCGGACTCACTGCTGGTCATCAGCGGCAGCCTTCCGCCAGGTATTAAGGCTGATCGGCTGGCACAACTGGTGAAATCGGCGCAGCAGCATAGTATTCGCTGTATTGTTGACAGTTCCGGGGAGGCGCTTGCTGCCGCGCTGGCGTTCGGTAATATTGAACTGGTAAAGCCCAACCTGAAAGAGTTAAGTGCCTTAGTACAGCGTGAACTTACACAACCTGATGATGTGCGCGAGGCGGCGCAGGAACTTGTTCGCAGCGGAAAAGCGCGGCGAGTCGTGGTGTCACTGGGACCACAAGGCGCACTGGGCGTAGATAATAAGGATTGCGTGCAGATTGTGCCCCCTCCAGTTAAAAGCCAGAGCACTGTCGGAGCAGGTGACAGTATGGTTGGCGCAATGACCCTGAAAATGGCTGAAAATGCCACGCTTGCGGAGATGGTTAGCTACGGCGTTGCTGCCGGCAGTGCTGCGACGATCAATCAGGGTACGCGTCTCTGTTCGGCAGAAAATACACAGAAGATTTATGATTATTTGCGTCGGGTTTAA
- the oppC gene encoding oligopeptide ABC transporter permease OppC: MMLSKKNSEALENFSEKLDVEGRSLWQDARRRFVHNRAAVASLIMLIVIALFVILAPLLSPFTYFDTDWEMMSAAPDMASGHYFGTDSSGRDLLVRVAIGGRISLMVGIAAALVAVIVGTLYGSLSGYLGGKIDSVMMRLLEILNSFPFMFFVILLVTFFGQNILLIFVAIGMVSWLDMARIVRGQTLSLKRKEFIEAAQVGGVSTANIVVRHIVPNVLGVVVVYASLLVPSMILFESFLSFLGLGTQEPLSSWGALLSDGANSMEVSPWLLLYPAGFLVVTLFCFNFIGDGLRDALDPKDR; this comes from the coding sequence ATGATGTTAAGTAAGAAAAACAGCGAGGCGCTGGAAAACTTCAGTGAAAAGCTCGACGTTGAAGGACGTAGTCTCTGGCAGGATGCGCGACGTCGTTTCGTGCATAACCGTGCAGCGGTTGCCAGCCTGATTATGCTGATCGTGATTGCCCTGTTTGTCATTCTGGCACCGTTATTATCACCGTTTACCTATTTTGATACTGACTGGGAGATGATGTCGGCGGCTCCGGATATGGCTTCAGGGCACTATTTTGGTACCGATTCCTCCGGACGCGATCTGCTGGTACGCGTGGCAATCGGCGGGCGTATCTCGCTGATGGTCGGCATTGCTGCCGCTCTGGTCGCCGTGATTGTCGGCACGCTATATGGATCGCTTTCTGGTTATCTGGGCGGAAAAATTGACTCCGTTATGATGCGTCTGCTGGAAATCCTCAACTCGTTTCCGTTTATGTTCTTTGTCATCCTGCTGGTGACCTTCTTTGGGCAAAATATCCTGCTGATCTTTGTGGCTATCGGTATGGTTTCCTGGCTAGATATGGCGCGTATTGTACGTGGTCAGACGCTCAGCCTGAAGCGCAAAGAGTTCATTGAGGCGGCACAGGTCGGCGGTGTCTCTACGGCAAATATCGTGGTGCGTCACATCGTACCTAACGTCCTTGGTGTCGTGGTCGTGTATGCGTCACTGCTGGTTCCCAGCATGATCCTGTTCGAATCATTCCTGAGTTTTCTGGGACTCGGTACCCAGGAGCCATTAAGCAGCTGGGGCGCATTACTGAGCGATGGGGCAAACTCAATGGAAGTTTCGCCCTGGCTGTTACTCTATCCGGCAGGTTTTCTGGTTGTGACCCTGTTTTGTTTTAACTTTATCGGCGATGGCTTACGTGATGCCCTCGACCCGAAAGATCGTTAA
- a CDS encoding HI1450 family dsDNA-mimic protein has protein sequence MDMDLNNRLTEDETLEQAYDIFLELAGDNLDPADIILFNLQFEERGGAELFDPSEDWQEHVDFDLNPDFFAEVVIGLAETDGGELNDVFARVLLCREKDHKLCHILWRE, from the coding sequence ATGGATATGGATCTCAATAACCGTCTTACTGAAGATGAAACGCTTGAGCAGGCTTACGATATTTTTCTGGAACTGGCAGGCGACAATCTCGACCCGGCAGATATCATCCTGTTTAATCTGCAGTTTGAAGAGCGTGGAGGTGCAGAGCTGTTTGATCCGTCAGAAGACTGGCAGGAGCATGTGGACTTTGATCTGAATCCAGACTTTTTTGCCGAGGTCGTTATTGGTCTTGCTGAAACCGACGGGGGCGAACTTAACGATGTTTTTGCGCGTGTCCTGTTATGTCGGGAAAAAGATCACAAACTGTGCCATATCCTCTGGCGTGAATAG
- a CDS encoding ABC transporter ATP-binding protein yields MSIIPTSPVEHKSPLLLDVKDLRVTFSTPDGDVTAVNDLNFSLKAGETLGIVGESGSGKSQTAFALMGLLAANGRITGSATFEGKQILNLPEKDLNQLRAEQISMIFQDPMTSLNPYMRVDEQLMEVLMLHKGIGKAAAFEESVKMLDAVKMPEARKRMRMYPHEFSGGMRQRVMIAMALMCKPKLLIADEPTTALDVTVQAQIMTLLNELKREFNTAIIMITHDLGVVAGICDKVLVMYAGRTMEYGHARDVFYQPAHPYSIGLLNAVPRLDAEGGALLTIPGNPPNLLRLPKGCPFQPRCPHAMEICSSAPPLVEFAPGRLRACFKPVEELV; encoded by the coding sequence ATGAGTATTATTCCAACTTCTCCGGTGGAACATAAATCCCCTCTGCTGCTGGATGTCAAAGATCTGCGCGTCACGTTCTCAACGCCGGATGGTGATGTCACCGCCGTCAACGATCTGAACTTCAGTCTGAAGGCCGGTGAAACGCTGGGTATTGTGGGCGAATCAGGCTCCGGTAAATCACAAACTGCATTTGCTTTAATGGGCCTGCTGGCCGCTAACGGGCGGATCACCGGTTCGGCAACGTTCGAAGGTAAGCAGATCCTCAATCTTCCTGAGAAAGACTTGAACCAGCTGCGCGCTGAACAAATCTCCATGATTTTTCAGGACCCCATGACGTCGTTAAATCCGTATATGCGGGTAGATGAGCAGTTAATGGAAGTTCTGATGCTGCATAAAGGCATTGGCAAAGCCGCGGCGTTTGAAGAATCTGTAAAAATGCTTGATGCGGTCAAAATGCCTGAGGCGCGCAAGCGTATGCGTATGTATCCGCACGAATTTTCCGGCGGTATGCGCCAGCGCGTAATGATTGCAATGGCGCTAATGTGTAAACCGAAACTGCTGATCGCGGATGAACCTACCACCGCTCTGGATGTCACCGTTCAGGCGCAGATAATGACCCTGTTAAATGAGCTGAAGCGCGAGTTTAATACTGCCATTATTATGATTACCCATGACCTGGGGGTAGTAGCGGGTATTTGCGATAAAGTGCTGGTGATGTATGCCGGACGTACCATGGAATATGGCCACGCTCGCGATGTTTTCTATCAGCCAGCCCATCCTTATTCTATCGGTCTGTTAAACGCAGTTCCTCGTCTGGATGCGGAAGGGGGAGCGTTACTGACCATCCCGGGTAATCCGCCAAATCTGCTGCGACTGCCGAAAGGGTGTCCGTTCCAGCCGCGCTGCCCACATGCGATGGAAATCTGCAGTAGCGCGCCACCGCTGGTGGAATTTGCGCCGGGCCGCCTGCGCGCCTGCTTTAAGCCGGTGGAGGAGCTGGTATGA
- the ghoS gene encoding type V toxin-antitoxin system endoribonuclease antitoxin GhoS gives MSEGDIKRYVVTVKFHEETLTQINELNNQLTRAGFLLTLSDNDGKVHELGTNSFGLVSPHNEQEVKALATGLAESALGITPDVHVTVFESWLNDKQ, from the coding sequence ATGAGCGAAGGCGATATAAAACGATATGTAGTGACGGTGAAGTTTCATGAAGAAACCCTCACCCAAATTAATGAGCTTAATAACCAGCTCACGCGCGCGGGCTTTCTCCTTACGCTTAGCGATAATGACGGTAAGGTTCATGAGCTGGGAACTAACTCGTTTGGCCTTGTCAGTCCCCACAATGAACAAGAGGTAAAAGCGCTGGCAACAGGGCTTGCTGAAAGTGCCTTAGGTATTACTCCTGATGTTCATGTGACCGTATTTGAATCCTGGTTAAACGATAAGCAATAA